gttaattaatttactacTTCAAAGTAATTCTAACCATACAAGATCAAATCAATTTACGATTTTAAACAACCGTTCGATAGTTCCAAATTGTCACCGaaagaaacaaatataatttacacACATTATTAATTCCAGTTCTAGGAACCTTAACAACGGTCATACATTATACATTATAAACAAAGAACTGAATTCCCCAACAAGTGAACTATAAAACATGCAAAAGTAGTTTCATGGTCAAATATATATTCCGACGACATCGACTTATTTAATCGGTTTAGCACAAGATGCAATTACGTATAAAAGCGACATCGTCCACATCTGTGCATCAGTTGTTGAGAATTACACACGCAACACAGACCACTTACAGAATGATGAAGCTGGTGGTGTTGTCCTGCATGTTGGCGGCCGTATATGGCGGACCCGTGGCGCCCATCACCTACACTGCACCGCCTGCATACATCGCACCGTTGATCGCGCTTTTCGGCAACTACAGAGGGCCGCTGTCCCTTGCCCCCGGCCAGCCCGCCAACGTCCTCGGCGCCGACGGCAGGCCCCTCGACACTCTCGACGTTAACTTGGACCGCGCGGCGCACTACACCAGCAAAGCTCTCGGCGTCCACCTGTTGAAGAAGCGCTCTGCCGTCATCGCACCCATCAGCACTGTCGCCGTCGCACACTCACCACTGATCACCCCGGTCGCTCACATCGCCTACAGCGCTCCCCTCGCTACTGCCCACTATGCGCCTCTAACCTACGCTGCTCGCCCCATTGTGCACTGGTAGAAACAAGCGTATATTGTCCACAAttgcaaataaataattcacgCAAGGCCGcattcttttaatattttcccCGTAAAATGCTAGTCTTTTCAcaaagtaaacaaaaatttatgtaaaggaaatgtacctaacaaatCTTGCAAGAAGATGCAACGTGGTATTAAAACCAAActtgcaaaattttaaatgtttactaTAACTGCTAAGTCCTGTCCTGAATAATCCTGAATAtctctgccgcgaaacagtcatTCATGTTCATGTATTGGAACTACTACATTGTCGGATCAATGAACACATACACTTACTAAAACGTCAAATTTATGCTTGGCTTGGTAAATGATAGATTTTTTTCACGTATATCTATTTGATTTACATAATTCTACTTTACGAATCTAGAAAGATAATTTTACATCCCGTACAACAAGCACAAGCTTCAACATCcttttgaaaaaaatgtttgaaataaatacaaatttagtATTTGTCTTGGGTTTGGCttttctataattatttttaagatcATATTCCATGTCTATAAGACTAAATACAGGATTAAAAAACCATTAGAGATAAACTTATGTATAACAACTGAATTTCTGAAGTCAAGAGGAACACCACTATTCTTTTTGCTCTACAAATATGTCAATCACCGCGGGAGACTTTCGAATCGTATTGTTGTCCTCTTCTTCAAAGAGGGGTCAAACACTCTTGAAGAATATTAGACCGGTTACCCTCCTGAGCCTGAGTGTTGTTTAACGGTCACAAATCACAAATCGTTTAGAAGGAAGACTCGATGAAATCCAATCCCCTGAGCAGGCCGGGCTTTGGAGCGAAAATAGCACGACACCGTGCGACAGATTATAGGGAATGTAATTTCTCCGAAAATTTTAACTAACGCATTAGAGGATATGTTTAAGACGCTAGACTGAAATAGGTGGGCGTAAACATTAATGGCCAATTCTTCTCACACTAGCGGCTTGTAGATTTTAAAGCCTTTAACTCGGAATCGTTACAGATGCTGAACGGCTTAGCAGATTCTTCATGAGGAATTGGACTCCCCACGAATGAACATGGATAAAACTACATATAATGTTCTATGGTTTACATTAGCCCATGTACATACGTCATAAAGTTTTGCCCGCTTAAAGCTGCCCAGGAAAATGTATACCTCGGGCAGATGTTGCATCTGGGCAAAAATAAATTGGAAAAGGAGACTTATGAAGAAAGAGGCTAAAGGAAAGTTAAGGAAGAAGGAGGAGAGTTCAGTTGGCCCGCATTCAGCAAAGTACGTGCAGACTTTTCGTCGCCAACATAAACATGACATTTTTCGACCAATGCGTCCTATCGGCTATGACTTCTGAAGACGACATAAGGACCCTGACAGTAGCTGTAGTCTGTCAGCTCAGGGACCTTCGCTGAAGGATAAAATTTGGAATAAGTTTATTCAACAGGCAAGACAAAAACGCGGTAAAAAAGGCTTCATGTCATAGAAAAAATTGCCTTGGTAAAAATacttatgacaaaattaataaaataggcCCATAAATACACAcactgaaaatataataatgttattaaaccACTTTATACAactattaaaactactttatacTTCGTCGATTTATAgagttaataaaattgaaagttaattaaatttaattttgtttgtttgttcgttctTTCTAAATAAGCATTCCTGTTGTTTGATAATCCAGATAATACTTAAAACCAGATGGACTATAAGTACCATAACatatattatacctagtcaggtcataaattctgtcacgtgtttaatgtaaaataattgaaacaagtttattcattatgtaaccattcatataccaaaatgaacttaacaaaaaatagattcttatgacactaaagtttattcaaaatgatctccgtgattttgaatacaggccttcaatctgcgcggccagtcgtctatcgcagcacgaacgaggtccatgtcaatatcggcggctgccttaatcaaggatgtcttgagtgactccaaattgggatgaggctttgagcacgccttttcctccaagtgttgccatatcttgtaatctaacggaaatcaaatctggactggaggagggccagtcttcgtgccggatgaagtcgatttcacgcgccgccagccagtcttgtgtgctcttcgctctatgagctggcgccgaatcttgttggaatacccagtgcctgttattgaacatggtatgagaaacaggttccacaaggttcgtcaggactgtattttgatacacaactgcattcgtttttacacctttctcacaaaaatgtacctctgttaagccccaataagaaactcccaaccataccatgagcgaggatggaaaatgacctcgttggacacgcggaatacggttgctcgcttctttactactgtgtgcgtacaccttatcattttgtttgttgtagctctcttctacggtaaaaagtttttcatccgaaaaaagaaattcccgatatttttttcccgcgtaccccttcaacaaagcgcggcatctcttcagtctcaggtccattagaccagcattcaaacgatgtcctgtttttcttcgatatgcccgaagccctaagtcttcatttaacacccttttcaccgtggttctgcttaaccccatctgaagggctaacagtttctgcttacgtttgggatttctttgaattcgcgccttcacagcttttatcactgctggagtcctaacagaccgagggcgaccacttcttgacctgtcatctacccTAGAggcttcattgtatcgtttgatggtacgataaacgaatcttttggttatattcaaatttttcagtatgttaaaaatttgaattggcgcgtaaccgcaacgatgcaacgcaataactgcaacacggtcttctttaagcgtccactcaatatttaaaaatgagtaaaattctaaaagtatacatttttatgttcatgaacaattcgaaattcgaattcaataaacttttttgtgaccagcattctaaaagaaaagtttttactgtgtgacaatacttatgacctgactaggtagataGTCAATTTCAatgccttattttaatttaagaaatattagaaatatcttcgtcgtagcctaacggataagacgtccggtgcatttgtattaaGCAATCTGACcgtgccgatgttcgaatcctgcaaacgggtatcaatttttgtaatgaaatacgtacttaacaaatgttcacgattggcttccacggtgaaggaataaattataatttgcgtaattaatagtggtaggaagtcttgtgaatccgcacgggtaaccACACCACCCTATCTAGTTCTGCCGTCAAGCTGTAATGCGATTCGCTTTGAAGGGCCCATCCTTTAGTTATCTCACCCTCAGTttgaactgagaccttagaactcatatctcaaggtgggtggtggcatttacgatgtagatgtctatgggctccggtaacctcttaacaccatgtgggctgtgagctcgttcacaaaaaataaaataaaaaaataacttttataagAGACTAGACTTCATTTACTGTATGCGGTCGCCTTGGAGTAAGCTAAGTGGAgtaatataagtatatataggtagaaataaaatgatatggTTTAGTAACtctctttatttaaatttgtggGTACATATCCAAAGACTACTTTAGGTTTCGTACAATATTTACCAAATATGAGTCAAATGTGCAGCGTGTCCCAAACCCCAATGACCAACAGGAGCGGCCAGCCCAAGTGGAGCAATAGGTGCATGGGCGACCAAACGTGCGGCAGGCCAGTCGACTCGGGCGACGTGAGACCACGCCACTGCAGGAGCCAGAACAGCAGAACGTTTCTTCAAAAGATGCACACCACCATGTTCCAGAGCTTTTGCCGTAAAATGAACAGCACGATCGTGGTTTACACTGAGAGTATCCAGCGGTCTGCCATCGGCTGCCAAGATATTAGCTGGTTGCCCTGGGGCTAATGAAAGAGGTCCTCTATAATTATGTGCGCCAAGTACTGGAGCAGCAGCAACTAAAGGTGTTGCGATATGGGAGCCCCATGGCGCGGCTAAGTGTCCAGCCCAGCCGGCTAGACCCACCGGAGCAATGACGCTGGGCTTCGCAACTGCTACTGCAGCAAAGGAGCACAACACCACCAGCTTGATCATTGTGGTCTGTGTTGCTTTCAAATCAAAATACAACTGTGTATTGTTGCATTAGAGCGTTGTTTATATACCAAATACCTCTGTAAGAAATATTTGTAcctttgtttattaaattattataatatatttgtcaGGGGCGTTGGTTTTATCGTTGATAACAAGGAAACCAACAGAGGACGCAAGCGCCACTCGTTTCAGTTTACCCCTTGCAAAATAACATTGAACTTTATGACATTAACGATTAGAACCTAAAATTCATCCTGATATAAATACAACACATGTTTGCCTTGAATGAATTGTTAAAGGGCCACTCACTTGACACTTCTGATTAAATATATACTATAAAATGAACCCTCTGAATTACGGAGCATTTGTTTTGTAGATTTTTACTCTTGtagatttattacaaaataaaatatatttttatggttgttctttcattatatttttcattttatttcaatcgTTGAGCTGACAAGTTCACGAATTTTCTAATTAACCAGTTACTTAAGTCCATAGACTTCAAATGAATGTTGTCGCCTAACAAGAGATACAAAGTGcttctataataatgtactgGGGATTTTCTAccctttttttaacgctggggaagcCATTATGGATATCCGGTTGAGGAGGATAATGGACCGggctatgtcggactccggcgcctccagagaagaagaggaccaaggtcctccacctcccccaattactcgcaggagactacgcctttaaAAAGGCGCACGAGGCACTCGCCCCGCAGAACCAACTAAACCTAATCCTAGACcacatcgagctccaccacactgGCTACACGAAACCttcggtaccgcagtgcgcgccgaaagtccgccttcgccggtacccgtcctggtgatacgacgggatttcatccccgggaaagTCCCAAAAGACATCGTATCGGGAGACACATCGTGGgtggcgcacaggagccaccttgcaccggcTCACCACCGGACCGAAAGTCGAGTATCGGGCGGGCTTTTCTACCCTTCGATATAAAGCATACTTGTGTTTCATGGTCGAAATTGTTAGTATATAAGTACTTTCGggcttttacccgcgacttcgttTCGGAATACTTACTTGGGGATAACGccaaattttacccgcgacttcatttacgtagaaggttaaaatatttttgagtaaTATAATGTtatggagctatttaaggtaccaaaatcccgctttttaaccgacttcaaaagagggggttatcaaatcaaatcaaatcaaaaaagttttattcaacataagtgaaagtacatacttgttgaacgtcaaaagaactaccgccaattcacaagaattagcctccgtcctgagaagaattggcaagaaactcagcgggcatgtcttttttttttttttttgaaatattagattttttattttattttaaatattttttttttttaaatattaatttttacagtaagtaattataacataacaattattacaatattgaaatgcccggagcgagcaactcattcccactttgtgcaatcttctagataatcattgactttatagtaagctttattgcacagatgttctttaatagttttcttaaacctatgtatataggtatgtaggttctgaacatcttgtgggattttgttgtacaggcgcacagacaaacacccgaatgaatttcgtatcttatgtaacctactcatcggcacaacaagcttgtgtttgttcctagtatttctattatgtatgtccgacattttAGGAATTATCAATTCGACtaccatttatttatctatctatgttcaccgatttctcgagaatgcttgaaccaattctgataattatttattctttttttttgttcgaaacgAACCGagaaaaatctaaaattttcaaagcctgtcttgaagtgatttggatgtttcttattattatttgttaacaAAACCGCtgctaacaaaaaaattacaacaactGGGAACAAAACAAGACCCCAGACTGAGgccgcccacctgtcctgttcgcccacctgtcctggtgcgactgaaactggaaaggcctccgggccaccagtaatccttacCTCATATAAGAAAAACAAGACActgaattattttgaattaatttggAACTTAATTTTACTCAGATTTTTCGTTTATTAGTGTACCATGTGCAGAGGTTTATGTGTCCTGAGCCAAAATGATGTCGAAATAATcttagtaattaataatgtataactagtcaggtcataagtattgtcacacagtaaaaacttttcttttagaatgctggccacaaaaaagtttattgaattcgaatttcgaattgttcatgaaaataaaaatgtatacttttagaattttactcattttacaatatggagtggacgcttaaagaagaccgtgttgcagtcattgcgttgcatcgttgcggttacgcgccaattcaaatttttaacatacttaaaaatttgaatataaccaaaagattcgtttatcgtaccatcaaacgatacaatgaagactctagtgtagtggtcgccctcggtctgttaggacgccagcagtgataaaagctgtgaaggcgcgaattcaaagaaatcccaaacgtaagcagatgGGGTTAGCCcagcccttcagatggggttaagcagaaccacggtgaaaagggtgttaaatgaagacttagggcttcgggcatatcgaagaaaaacacgacatcgtttgaatgctcgtctaatggacctgagactgaagagatgccgcgctttgttgaagcggtacgcgggaaaaaaatatcgggaaattcttttttcggatgaaaaaatttttaccgtagaagagagctacaacaaataaaatgataaagtgtacgcacacagtagtgaagaagcgagcaaccgtattccgcgtgtccaacgaggtcattttccatcctcgctcatggtatggttgggagtttcttattggggcttaacagacgtacatttttgtgagaaaggtgtaaaaacgaatgcagttgtgtatcaaaatacagtcctgacgaaccttgtggaacctgtttctcataccatgttcaataacaggcactgggtattccaacaagattcggcgccagctcatagagcgaagagcacacaaggttggctggcggcgcgtgaaatcgtcTTCATCCGGCaggaagactggccctcctctagtccagatttgaatccgttagattacaagatatggcaacacttggaggaaaaggcgtgctcaaagcctcatcccaatttggagtcacttaagacatccttgattaaggcagccgccgatattgacatggacctcgttcgtgctgcgatagacgactggccgcgcagattgaaggcctgtattcaaagtcacggaggtcattttgaataaactttagtgtcataagaatcaatgttttgttaagttcattttggtatatgaatggttacataatgaataaacatgtttcaattattttacattaaacatatgacagaatttatgacctgactagagatcttttttgccacgtaccatccggctatggaatgagctcccctccacggtgtttcccgagcgctatgacatgtccttcttcaaacgaggcttgtggagagtattaagcggtaggcagcggcttggttctgcccctggcattgctgaagtccatgggcaacggtaaccactcaccatcaggtgggccgtatgctcgtctgcctacaagggcaataaaaaaaaaataaaaaaaaaaggtatattatatacatattcagAATAAGTCATCAGTGCAGTCATAGGAAGTctatcgaaaaatatttttaaaatggtgAGATCCATTTTAATCGTGAACTATCCACCCTATCAGACGTTATTAGGCTCTTAAAACAAAACCTGATCGTTTTAGTCCTTGaatgttttatatttgtatCCAATGACGCTAAGATAagtttctaagttttttttatttattttcagtacAGTATACAGTACAGTATGCTATAAAGCCTACTTTCTACTAAGACCGATTGCATTATATaaagaaatagttttaaatagttGTAAAGTCTTCTTTAAACAGACTTACAAATCTCCGATAACTCATATGAATAAGAGCATTAATGTGTAACAATCTATGACAGGGGAGGGCACTATAAGAATGTTACGGGGTGGTGCCACGAGTCTGGTtggtgttgaccgcgggaaactCTCTTCTCCCCTAGGTCTGACTTAGGGTGAAGATTGGACGTCGGCTGAGGTAGTGCAAGAGAAGTCGTTTAGTGCGTAGGGCCCTAAACCACTTTGGGTCCGCTTTCTGCGACCAATATCTCTAGAAGATCAAGTCGCACATATACTACGCACCCCATAAGACGCGGTCCCCTCATAAGAGGTTCTGTCCCTTGCCTGAAAAAGAAGGGCACTATAAGAAGAAGTAAAGCGGAACCAATAGACACTACAGCTTGAGTGCCGGCTCCATTTATAAGGGTGTTATCTATGGAGTCTtaagagtagttttaattacgccTACAATTCGCGAATACCAAACagattactataatattataaaagcgtgttaaaatatTGTGATGCCAAAATTAGTTCATTCTAAAATTTTTGCGTTATTTCTAAGTTACGTTGTATACCTAGACTATTAAACAAGTCTCAAAGGTTGTATGTAATTATAGCTAAACTTAAAACCttggaaatattttaattattccatTCGATGTCGtaccaataattattttaactatctacaaaggcaatagaaataacttaaaaaataaccCTTACTTGGTTACCTTACTAAGTTATAATTATGATGCAATAcaatatgaattttaatttaaattccttCTCTTTTGGTGAAGTGTAattaactcaataaaaaatgctttaagCGCGATAATTagtaagctaatattttttttgtgactaTGTTGACAATActgaaatttaaaactaatgtTACGCTATAACATGACCAGTTTCATTCGTTCActcaagtaaaaaaataattgcttaTTATACACATTAAATTATCTATTTCTGCTTACCGATTAttaagaaatacaaaaaaaaaaatctcgagCTCAAGATTGAACACCTAAAACTAAATAACGGGATTCACCTTGATACATTAAatttaagtctcaattttattcttTCAGCTGTCTATTATGACAAATACTactttaattactggtggtaggtaggacgtctggtgagctcgcacgggtagaggtatctacggcagaaataggtagggtggctACCACCACagcagaagcagtaatgcgtttcggtttcaaggatgaggcagcccttgtactgtactgaaaccttagaactcacatctcaaggtagatggtggGATTTACGTTgcagaagtctatgggctccggtaagcacttagcaccaggtgggccatgagctcgtccacgcatctaaagcaataaaagaaaatggtggtagggcgtattgtaagtcAGTAAGTCCCCCGCCCTGTCTAATTCTAATATTACGAATAAAAGCAGTagattccagtttgaagggcgggacggTCACTTTGCAATGCAATTCGATAATCGACCTCAAAGCGGAAGGTGAGTAGCGTTATTCACATGTTGCTGCCCCTGAAttctggtaactacttaacaccatgtgggctgtgagttcgctTCATCAACTAAGcaacaaatataataatggCTGCGCTGTGAggtcatatatctatatattaatacgtgaagcaaaaactttgtatccctttttacgaaaattgcgcggacggaggagtgtgtaattttccacacttatagagaatatagagaagaagtgcacaatgctaatttttttttaaataatgcgtaaaagatacattatataaataaagaaaacattacacaaactacatacatacattcttgacgtctgtggtcaaattaagaatagattacataataatattgtttgtctttattaatatatttttatagtgtagtcttggcgaaatttgtgattatagaagtataaaatacaatcataatattgtacaaacttattatacaattccaattaattatagtcgaatttcgactactgcgggacctctagttcctaATAATTTCACAAGATAAATTTTGGAGGATTTAACTTGGGCAGAACAAGTATCGCATGGATGGAAAGGTAAAGGACCTTTTAATCATTTACTCGAGTTACGGCTTTCCCTTTTACGCATTAAAATCCCCTCAAAAACATTTCCATAAAAACATATCGTGTCAGTTAATATTGGGTTCATAAGCCAGTGTCGTGTCAATGACCTTTTGTTCCCGAACTTGATCTTAATgacgttatattattattatattatgaacaTAGCTAATGGCAATCACAGACGATCATATTACGTAACCTTCTAGATCTAGATTATTTTGACAATAGATTTCCGAAGATAAAACTGAACAAACAATTACGAGCccaattgatattattatttttcatatgtGTAGATGAGGTCAAGAGTTCATTGCTTACCTGGTGATACCACTACGGTTACCGGAGAACAAGATTATGGCTACACCCTCTTCAAGACATGAGAACGAATTCTCAATAAGATTATTCAAATAGAATAGTAAGTAGGCTTACAATAAAAACGCTTTTTGTGCACttcgtttttattacaaacactataatattgtaactaaagttaataaaaaccaaaattattttgtaaattaggCATAGCTATTGTTGAAGGTCACCGGAATTCGGAGACATAGCTAGACTCTAGCGTACCTTTGAGAAAGGCAGTTTCGCATTGGACGTCTGTAGGTTGATGACGCAAATAGTGCAAATTTCGGAAAGTTTATATTTAGTAAACTATCTACTTATGTAACGCAAAGATTACTTCTAGACATCCGGGTCTTCTCCAGATCACCGACAccacatataaataaattttaaattgtataacaTACCGCGCAATGATAAAAcagtaaatacaattttacaactccttttttatatttgtagcaTCAATTCTATCATCTACTTTTGTTTtagttaaaatataacaaataacttaatacGTACTAAGCTgcttaatattacaaaatataaactGTCTTAAATAAATGATTAGGATCTCCCTTGTCCCTGTCATACTTTGTGGGCTCACAACATAATATTTGTCCttgattacaattttatttgacCAACTAATTTATGACCAGTCTTTGGTCTTATGTGAAACTTCAATATCTATCTGGGAAACACAGGTAAGAACAAAAAACACGTGGGCGATCGTATTCACGTTACGATGTTTAAGGGCCTGGGTAACGTCAGGTCGCTTTCAGGTACTTCATCTTCCTTTGACCATCGCACCAACTGCCGCCGGAGTACAGCAAGTGCCTACTAGTCGGCACCACTGTGCTGATcccagtgcgtttccagaaaaaaaattgtcatcaaCCATACAACTTTGCAATTAATTCCCCATTCACGGTGTGCCTCATTGAGCTCGGCGACATGTTCTTCTTCGAACAGGATTTGAAAGCAGTAAGGAACGTTTGTACCCTTGgaattaaaaacattactttCAAATTTCATCAACTTAAATTACTAGTATAACTACTTGCGCAACAATAGTATAAACTGTAACAAAAAACTGCGGAAGTAAAACATAAATTCTTTCATCAAACATTCcgaaatattgtaaattaattgcaattgtttaattaatttattatgcattattttttccGCAATTAATTCCACATTCGTGAATTTAATAGTTACTGGAGTGTTTCATGTagacttaaaatataattttgcggaactaattataaattttattaaatgtaccACACAAACTTATATTGTATTTGATTCAGGAAACATATCAACAATGTTACATTTACGAAGGATAATTAATAGACATACTCATAACAGAAGTGGTAGAAACAAAATAGT
The sequence above is drawn from the Bombyx mori chromosome 11, ASM3026992v2 genome and encodes:
- the CPH9 gene encoding cuticular protein hypothetical 9 precursor — translated: MIKLVVLCSFAAVAVAKPSVIAPVGLAGWAGHLAAPWGSHIATPLVAAAPVLGAHNYRGPLSLAPGQPANILAADGRPLDTLSVNHDRAVHFTAKALEHGGVHLLKKRSAVLAPAVAWSHVARVDWPAARLVAHAPIAPLGLAAPVGHWGLGHAAHLTHIW
- the CPH10 gene encoding cuticular protein hypothetical 10 precursor, with translation MMKLVVLSCMLAAVYGGPVAPITYTAPPAYIAPLIALFGNYRGPLSLAPGQPANVLGADGRPLDTLDVNLDRAAHYTSKALGVHLLKKRSAVIAPISTVAVAHSPLITPVAHIAYSAPLATAHYAPLTYAARPIVHW